The sequence GCCGTCGGCGGGACGATGCGTTCGGCCGGGCTCATGAGTCCTGACCGCGCCAGTCAGACCGTGCTGATGCGGGGCGGCGTGGACGGGGCCTCGGGCGTCGGAATCACCGTGGAGCCGGCCGGTGGCTCGGCGCGGCCGACCAGTGCGCCCATCGGACTGCTGGCGCTCCCGTCCTGAACCCGCGACACGCGCGTCCGCTTTCCCGACTCTCCAGGGACCGGCGCGTGCGGACGCCAGCCGCCATCTGAGAGGGCGGGAAGATGGCCCCCGGCACCGGTTCGCCGGTGCCGGGGGCTGTGCTGTCGGTCAACGGCGGTCGCGGGGCGGGCGGGGGAAGAAGCCGCTCGTGCGCGCCGCGTACTCGGCCCAGCCCGGCCTGCCCGCCATGCGCTGCTCCAGCAGCCGCTTCCCGCTGCCCTTGATCAGCAGCAGGCTCATGACCAGGGGCGAGACGAGGGACACGGCGGCGGGGGCGGCTCCGCCGTCGCAGGCGACGAGGAACAGCCCCCACCAGACACAGAAGTCCCCGAAGTAGTTCGGGTGCCGGGTCAGCCGCCACAGGCCCCGGTCCATGATCCGGCCCCGGTTGGCCGGGTCGGCCTTGAACCGGGCCAACTGCGCGTCCCCGACGGCCTCGAAGAACATCCCGACGCCCCAGAGGGCCGTACCGGTCCAGGCCGGGCCGGACAGCGGTCCGGGCGCGTACGCCGCCGCCTGCACCGGCAGCGAGACCAGCCA is a genomic window of Streptomyces sp. WP-1 containing:
- a CDS encoding DUF1295 domain-containing protein, translated to MSAFPWGAYAVNLGWAAGCALAVLLATFLLALRKGVHRIVDSAWGAAFAAVALLTYGLSAGTGDGGRRALVALLTAVWGLRLAVHIAYRGRGHGEDPRYEDLLSRAPRGRALYALRTIYLLQAGLVWLVSLPVQAAAYAPGPLSGPAWTGTALWGVGMFFEAVGDAQLARFKADPANRGRIMDRGLWRLTRHPNYFGDFCVWWGLFLVACDGGAAPAAVSLVSPLVMSLLLIKGSGKRLLEQRMAGRPGWAEYAARTSGFFPRPPRDRR